The proteins below are encoded in one region of Candidatus Gracilibacteria bacterium:
- a CDS encoding AI-2E family transporter gives MHHDLSIWIKKILILIFIVFGFYILYILSPIILIIGIAGFITILVNPLVEKWEKYHIHAGVTVIIVYIIILLLGSIVIGTLIPIIIDYLTDTVTLVINWVNQAQEVYMREGITGFHFNAYIEKIILFILGENNIEHTLDIIKQNAGNIQSILTNQISSLTSGGISIVSAVGGVVTNWILIGITTFLMVLERKTIGNFIIEIAPDRIDTYLRNHYRSIQQVCTSWIRATLILSLSIFVTTYIGLLLVKWIFGFDTGSTFTLALIGGIMEFIPYIGPLIALIPAAIIGLGTSWKAAFVIIILYIIIQQLENNVFVPYVMSKALDLSPFLVFIVMLAGASLGGIAGIILAIPITGVVHVMYSDYKNRNQSIHEVSTETTKKGNIKRKVEKH, from the coding sequence ATGCACCACGATCTATCCATCTGGATCAAGAAAATCCTTATTCTTATTTTCATAGTCTTCGGATTTTATATTCTATATATTCTCTCCCCTATCATTCTCATAATAGGAATTGCAGGATTCATTACTATTCTCGTGAATCCGCTAGTAGAAAAATGGGAGAAGTATCATATTCATGCAGGAGTGACAGTCATTATTGTATATATTATCATATTGCTTCTTGGAAGTATTGTGATTGGAACGCTTATACCGATTATTATTGACTATCTCACAGATACAGTGACTCTGGTGATCAATTGGGTGAACCAAGCTCAAGAGGTATATATGCGAGAAGGAATTACTGGATTTCACTTCAATGCATATATTGAGAAAATAATTCTTTTTATTCTGGGAGAAAATAATATCGAACATACTCTCGATATAATCAAACAAAATGCGGGAAATATCCAATCTATCCTCACCAATCAAATATCATCTCTCACAAGTGGCGGAATATCAATAGTCAGTGCCGTCGGGGGTGTTGTCACGAATTGGATTCTGATAGGGATTACCACATTTCTCATGGTACTCGAACGAAAAACTATTGGAAACTTTATCATAGAAATTGCCCCTGATCGCATCGATACATACCTCAGGAATCATTACCGATCGATTCAACAAGTGTGTACATCATGGATTCGAGCCACACTGATTCTCTCATTGAGTATATTTGTTACAACGTACATTGGACTTCTTTTGGTAAAATGGATTTTTGGTTTTGATACATGAAGTACCTTCACATTGGCACTTATTGGCGGAATCATGGAATTCATTCCATATATCTGACCACTGATTGCACTCATTCCTGCTGCTATTATTGGACTCTGAACTTCTTGGAAGGCAGCATTTGTCATTATTATCCTCTATATCATCATCCAACAACTCGAGAATAATGTTTTTGTTCCTTATGTTATGAGCAAAGCGCTCGATCTTTCTCCATTTCTCGTTTTTATTGTTATGCTTGCAGGGGCTTCTCTTGGGGGAATTGCTGGTATTATTCTCGCTATCCCAATCACTGGAGTCGTTCATGTGATGTATAGCGACTACAAAAATAGAAATCAGAGTATTCACGAAGTATCTACAGAGACTACGAAAAAAGGCAATATAAAAAGAAAGGTGGAGAAACATTAG
- a CDS encoding GspE/PulE family protein, whose translation MSTSSIEILKEQIYKGENVSQICDLMIIGAVEIGSSDIHIEPLTNIVRLRYRVDGTLREILEYQTFLHQQVVARFKIMANLKIDESRIPQDGRISTVINNKALDLRVSTLPTVHGEKIVMRIVDKSKKIPDLFELGIEGHNKELLEKAISLPNGIILTSGPTGSGKSTTLYSCLSKLNSPDVNIMTLEDPVESQIDGLNQSQMFPDIGYNFAYGLRTALRQDPDIIMVGEIRDHETINVAIEAALTGHLVVSTIHTNSAAETITRILNMGIQPFLLPASINAIIAQRLIRKLCKCKKPVTMQDLDPHVRSRVEKALKRTKKEELISRIPAEILQKPLFYQAVGCPECDNVGYKGRVGIYEILEITPNIKKMIIEGSSATAINDTAIDDGMTSLEQDGIIKALNGRTSLEEVYAAAKENT comes from the coding sequence ATGTCTACTTCCTCTATAGAAATACTCAAAGAACAAATCTACAAATGAGAAAACGTCAGTCAAATCTGTGATCTCATGATTATTGGTGCGGTGGAAATAGGAAGTTCTGATATTCATATCGAACCTCTGACCAATATTGTCCGCCTCCGGTATCGTGTAGATGGTACTCTTCGTGAGATTCTTGAGTATCAGACATTTCTCCATCAACAGGTTGTAGCCAGATTCAAGATTATGGCGAATCTGAAAATCGATGAATCACGTATTCCACAAGATGGTCGTATCTCTACTGTTATCAACAATAAAGCTCTCGATCTTCGTGTCTCAACTCTGCCAACAGTTCATGGAGAAAAGATAGTAATGCGTATCGTAGACAAAAGTAAAAAAATTCCTGATCTTTTCGAACTCGGTATCGAGTGACACAATAAGGAATTGCTCGAGAAAGCAATTTCTCTTCCAAACGGAATTATCCTCACTTCTGGACCAACTGGTTCTGGTAAATCGACCACTCTCTACTCTTGCCTCTCGAAGCTCAATTCTCCTGATGTGAACATCATGACGCTCGAGGATCCAGTAGAAAGTCAAATCGATGGGCTCAATCAATCTCAGATGTTTCCAGACATTGGATATAACTTTGCCTACGGACTCCGTACTGCTCTCCGCCAAGATCCTGATATTATCATGGTTTGAGAAATCCGTGATCATGAGACCATCAATGTCGCGATCGAAGCAGCCTTGACAGGTCACCTCGTGGTATCGACGATCCATACGAATTCTGCTGCTGAGACAATTACTCGTATTCTCAACATGGGAATACAGCCATTTCTTCTTCCAGCTTCTATCAATGCTATCATCGCGCAACGTCTTATCCGAAAACTCTGTAAGTGTAAAAAACCTGTAACAATGCAGGATCTCGATCCGCACGTTCGTTCTCGTGTAGAAAAAGCTCTCAAGAGAACCAAAAAAGAAGAACTTATTTCTCGTATCCCTGCAGAAATTCTCCAGAAACCATTGTTTTATCAGGCAGTTGGTTGTCCAGAATGTGATAATGTCGGGTACAAAGGTCGAGTTGGTATCTATGAGATTCTGGAAATCACTCCAAATATCAAGAAAATGATCATCGAAGGATCAAGTGCTACAGCTATCAATGACACTGCAATCGATGATGGAATGACTTCGCTCGAGCAAGATGGTATCATCAAGGCGCTCAATGGACGAACTTCACTGGAGGAAGTCTATGCAGCGGCAAAAGAAAATACATAA
- a CDS encoding type II secretion system F family protein — protein MPTNTNADIIIMDIKEGIQEKKEESILTYMLGIVFKKGSISLRQKVVFFRIMATMVNANLTVLKSLSALKKQEKDKNMIKFYEFMIGKIQGGSPMHDALEQYYGCFADAEVSIIEAGEKTGKLNQALIQIADQTEKVDSITRKIKGAMTYPILLIVGMVICVTVLMVKVIPTLTSFFGDPETLPTATQYILKTSHFFQNNWLTLAIIGVGFYVALNIWKRTREGKYRYDGMLLHMPIFGPLLRKVVLSRFARVFSNLIASGVSVVEAIRIVANAVGNEVYHQRLLLLRNDVKNGMKMAESLEDDPLFPDLLISMLRVGEETAQIGETIIKIADFYDEEVDIAIGGIQKMIEPIILSIMAVVIGFIAVGIMQPIMNLAGAISGG, from the coding sequence ATGCCTACAAACACCAATGCAGATATCATCATCATGGATATCAAGGAATGAATCCAAGAAAAAAAGGAAGAAAGTATTCTGACGTACATGCTGGGGATTGTTTTCAAGAAATGATCTATCAGTTTGCGTCAAAAAGTAGTATTCTTCCGAATCATGGCGACAATGGTGAATGCGAATCTCACGGTTCTCAAGAGTCTTTCTGCACTGAAGAAACAAGAGAAGGACAAGAATATGATAAAGTTCTATGAATTTATGATCGGAAAAATCCAGGGATGATCACCGATGCACGATGCTCTGGAACAATATTATTGATGTTTTGCTGATGCTGAAGTATCTATCATAGAAGCCTGAGAAAAAACAGGAAAACTCAATCAAGCGCTCATACAAATCGCAGATCAGACAGAAAAAGTAGACTCAATCACACGAAAAATCAAAGGAGCTATGACCTATCCGATTCTCCTGATTGTCGGTATGGTGATATGTGTGACAGTCCTTATGGTAAAAGTTATTCCGACATTGACTTCGTTTTTCTGAGATCCTGAGACTCTTCCAACTGCGACACAATACATCCTGAAAACGAGTCATTTTTTCCAGAATAATTGGCTCACACTTGCAATAATAGGAGTTGGATTTTATGTGGCTCTCAATATCTGGAAACGAACAAGAGAGGGAAAATATCGTTACGATGGCATGTTATTGCATATGCCTATTTTTGGACCACTCCTCAGAAAAGTAGTACTTTCCCGCTTTGCACGTGTATTCTCGAACTTGATTGCCAGTGGAGTTTCTGTTGTAGAAGCGATTCGTATCGTAGCAAATGCTGTCGGTAATGAGGTATACCACCAACGCCTTCTCCTACTCCGAAATGATGTGAAAAATGGTATGAAGATGGCTGAATCCCTCGAAGATGACCCACTCTTCCCTGATCTTCTTATTTCTATGCTTCGCGTAGGTGAAGAAACCGCACAAATCGGGGAAACAATCATCAAGATCGCGGACTTCTACGATGAAGAAGTGGATATTGCTATCGGTGGTATCCAGAAAATGATTGAACCAATTATTCTATCTATTATGGCGGTTGTTATCGGTTTTATTGCGGTAGGTATTATGCAACCGATTATGAACCTCGCTGGTGCTATCTCTGGAGGATAA
- a CDS encoding 50S ribosomal protein L25 codes for MHTLEAKIRTETARETRENGSVPAVVYGKDVPSTSVKVGTSEFIRLYREVGQSHVFTLNVEKKSYPVLIQELQKHPVTGKPLHIDFLTVDMKAEVHVHIPVTLVGTSPAVIEGGQIHQSLESIEVKCLPKDIVDAFEVDISALDHMGKTLHISDVKIDAKKFQVLSHAEEAVVTVHAPKKQKEETEATSVADVGVATAKEEKAE; via the coding sequence ATGCATACTCTCGAAGCAAAGATCCGTACAGAGACCGCTCGTGAAACCCGTGAAAACGGTTCAGTTCCAGCAGTCGTATACGGCAAGGATGTCCCTTCGACAAGCGTAAAGGTGGGAACTTCTGAGTTCATTCGCCTCTACCGAGAAGTCGGACAAAGTCATGTCTTCACTCTCAATGTAGAGAAGAAGTCTTACCCTGTTCTTATCCAAGAACTCCAGAAGCACCCTGTGACTGGAAAACCTCTTCATATCGACTTCCTCACAGTAGATATGAAGGCTGAAGTTCATGTTCATATTCCTGTGACTCTCGTTGGAACATCTCCAGCAGTCATCGAAGGTGGACAAATTCACCAATCACTCGAGTCTATCGAAGTAAAATGTCTTCCAAAAGATATCGTTGATGCGTTTGAGGTTGATATCTCTGCGCTCGACCATATGGGAAAGACTCTTCATATTTCTGATGTGAAAATTGATGCGAAAAAATTCCAAGTTCTCTCTCATGCGGAAGAAGCAGTCGTCACTGTACATGCTCCGAAGAAGCAAAAAGAAGAAACTGAAGCAACATCCGTTGCAGACGTTGGTGTCGCTACAGCAAAAGAAGAAAAAGCTGAATAA
- the ligA gene encoding NAD-dependent DNA ligase LigA, protein MNQSELLSLSNDFLARKNNLKKDDILSLREVVREHNRLYHIDEQPIISDTEYDQLFHALARLESDHDMFDVDSPTARLAILASEQFQKVKHLYPMISLDNTYSIEEVREWNERMLRILTSPQPSPKGEGAQVQFPFSGGEGDRGGGGFSYYVQPKYDGLGLAVIYEYGKLVQAITRGSGVEGEDVTLGAFEIQDIPKDILSLREVPRMEIRGEVMMSRTTFERVNRERLELEEKLFANPRNAASGSLRQLDPLITRSRNLQFFAYSVPQIEQDIEYSGFKIQNYHELMTLLSDWGFEREDFPFTQVDGIDTLCEIIEDETRNRREHFDFDIDGMVLKVDDMTLWDSLGRTEHHPRYAIAYKFPAKQVRTKVLSIEHSVGRTGTVTPVANLEAVEVTGVIVKRATLHNYDELAKKDVRVGDSVFIMRAGEVIPEVVSVITEVRTGGEEKLLPPESCPVCSTKLEQDEGKVAIFCPNRHCPAKIQGQLEMFVSKQGLNIDGLGEKQIELLLELGWITDFVSVFHLSRHREEFFSLEGYKEKSVNNLLESIENARNTTLDRLFVALGIPNVGKKTAKLITNVVLSSGAERMKGVESNGSAQKLLEADSSIATIASTRNDKILSAIFSVTEEDLIAVKDIGPETARAFVEYVEENSLLIERFLHELTITLPKTNSPTHQLTSPLSGKSFCVTGSFEGISRDEIHELIEKNGGEVRTSVSAKLDYLIVGTDAGSKKTKAESLGVKCIGIEEFQKMI, encoded by the coding sequence ATGAATCAATCTGAACTTCTCTCGCTTTCGAACGATTTTCTCGCTCGGAAAAATAATCTCAAAAAAGATGATATTCTCTCGCTGCGTGAAGTGGTGCGCGAACATAATCGCCTCTATCATATCGATGAACAGCCGATTATTTCGGATACCGAGTATGATCAGCTTTTCCATGCACTGGCTCGACTGGAATCTGATCATGACATGTTTGACGTGGATTCTCCAACAGCTCGGCTTGCTATCCTTGCATCCGAACAATTCCAGAAGGTGAAGCATCTCTATCCGATGATTTCTCTCGATAATACGTACAGTATCGAAGAAGTTAGGGAATGGAATGAGCGGATGCTACGGATACTCACCTCACCCCAACCCTCTCCTAAAGGAGAGGGGGCTCAGGTACAATTCCCCTTCTCTGGAGGAGAAGGGGACAGGGGATGAGGTGGGTTTTCTTATTATGTCCAGCCGAAATATGATGGACTCGGGCTCGCGGTCATCTATGAATATGGGAAACTCGTGCAAGCTATCACTCGTGGAAGTGGTGTGGAAGGGGAAGATGTGACACTTGGAGCATTCGAGATACAGGATATTCCGAAAGATATTCTCTCGCTTCGAGAGGTTCCGCGTATGGAAATCCGCGGAGAGGTTATGATGAGTCGGACGACGTTCGAACGTGTGAATCGAGAGCGACTTGAACTTGAGGAAAAACTTTTTGCGAATCCTCGAAATGCTGCATCTGGATCACTGCGTCAACTCGATCCACTGATTACCCGTTCGCGCAATCTCCAGTTTTTTGCCTATAGCGTACCACAGATAGAACAAGATATTGAATATTCAGGATTCAAAATTCAGAATTATCACGAACTCATGACTCTTCTTTCTGATTGGGGATTTGAGCGTGAAGATTTCCCATTCACGCAAGTGGACGGAATCGATACATTGTGCGAGATTATCGAGGATGAGACTCGGAATCGGCGAGAGCATTTCGACTTTGATATCGATGGTATGGTATTGAAGGTGGATGATATGACTCTCTGGGATTCACTCGGACGCACAGAGCATCATCCTCGTTATGCGATCGCATACAAGTTCCCAGCCAAGCAAGTTCGCACGAAGGTACTCTCTATCGAACATTCTGTTGGACGAACTGGTACTGTGACTCCAGTCGCAAATCTGGAAGCAGTAGAAGTGACAGGTGTTATCGTAAAACGTGCTACACTCCATAACTATGATGAACTCGCGAAAAAAGATGTTCGAGTAGGGGATAGTGTTTTTATCATGCGGGCGGGGGAAGTGATTCCTGAGGTTGTATCAGTCATCACAGAAGTTCGTACAGGAGGCGAAGAAAAGTTATTGCCTCCAGAATCTTGCCCTGTATGTTCGACAAAACTGGAACAGGATGAGGGAAAAGTTGCTATTTTTTGTCCGAATCGTCATTGTCCAGCGAAAATCCAGGGTCAACTCGAAATGTTCGTCTCGAAACAATGACTCAACATCGATGGTCTGGGTGAAAAGCAGATTGAACTGCTTCTTGAGCTTGGATGGATTACGGATTTCGTGTCTGTATTTCATCTCTCTCGTCACCGAGAGGAATTCTTCTCACTCGAATGATACAAGGAAAAATCAGTGAATAACCTTCTGGAATCTATAGAAAATGCTCGAAATACGACGCTTGATCGGTTATTTGTGGCTCTTGGGATTCCGAATGTTGGGAAGAAAACGGCGAAGTTGATCACGAACGTTGTGTTGTCATCCTGAGCGGAACGAATGAAGTGAGTAGAGTCGAATGGATCTGCTCAAAAACTTCTCGAAGCAGATTCCTCGATTGCGACTATCGCCTCCACTCGGAATGACAAAATCCTGAGCGCTATTTTCTCAGTTACAGAAGAAGATCTTATTGCAGTGAAGGATATCTGACCAGAAACCGCCCGTGCTTTTGTTGAATATGTGGAAGAGAACAGTCTGCTTATTGAGAGATTCCTTCATGAACTCACAATTACTCTTCCTAAAACCAACTCACCAACTCACCAACTCACCAGCCCACTATCCTGAAAATCATTCTGTGTAACTGGTTCTTTTGAGGGTATTTCTCGTGATGAGATCCATGAACTCATCGAGAAAAATGGTGGAGAAGTACGAACTTCAGTTTCCGCGAAGCTTGATTATCTCATTGTCGGGACAGATGCGGGCTCAAAAAAAACCAAGGCGGAAAGCCTTGGTGTGAAGTGTATTGGGATAGAGGAATTTCAGAAGATGATTTAG
- the tig gene encoding trigger factor, with protein MQSTVTRKNSYLLSVTVKESGVELEKAKKVVIEKIRAEGRVKGFKKGSNIPDTVIIREYGEEFIQNQALDHVVEKLYPKMLKKDNILPIAPGKITEVKSLDPIELIIEIETLPEIEIDEKKLGKIKVKKTPFEVTDESVDAEIEAIKARFTHFHEAGSHTDDGADTSTLTIENGDRATISAQGYDKKGGEAIAETRVPNYPLVIGSGNFIPGFEEKLIGAKVGDEVAFDITFPKDYHSDDFKGRKVHFVANIEKIEKPHTPEFTEEFIEKLRGKKTDLAGLKEIIRGELSAKKEYEARAKDEDTLMQQMIEAASFEVGPELLANEINQLFQEHTANLEQQGYNMKMYLDHLKKSEEMYKEETVKSEAERRLKAELLLRKIRELKGTEATEEEIKVEVEKVISQYENEAVVTRLREKLVPGDAYYEDIKNRLAYRKVVDTFFE; from the coding sequence ATGCAATCTACTGTTACTCGCAAGAATAGCTACCTCCTCTCTGTCACTGTGAAGGAATCAGGAGTAGAACTCGAAAAGGCGAAAAAAGTTGTCATCGAGAAAATCCGCGCCGAAGGTCGTGTGAAGGGATTCAAGAAGGGATCAAATATTCCTGATACTGTTATCATCCGTGAATACGGTGAGGAATTCATCCAGAACCAGGCACTCGATCATGTTGTTGAGAAGCTCTATCCGAAGATGCTCAAGAAGGACAATATCCTCCCTATTGCTCCTGGAAAAATCACCGAAGTAAAATCTCTTGATCCAATCGAGCTCATTATCGAGATCGAAACACTTCCAGAGATTGAGATCGATGAGAAGAAACTGGGCAAAATCAAAGTAAAGAAAACTCCATTCGAAGTCACTGACGAATCTGTGGATGCTGAGATCGAGGCTATCAAGGCTCGATTCACACATTTCCACGAAGCTGGTTCTCATACTGATGATGGTGCAGATACTTCTACTCTCACTATCGAGAATGGAGATCGTGCCACTATCTCTGCACAGGGATACGACAAGAAGGGTGGTGAAGCTATCGCGGAAACTCGCGTTCCGAACTATCCACTCGTGATTGGTTCTGGAAATTTCATTCCTGGATTCGAGGAGAAACTCATTGGTGCAAAAGTTGGAGATGAAGTGGCTTTCGATATCACTTTCCCGAAGGATTACCATAGCGATGATTTCAAGGGACGAAAGGTTCATTTTGTTGCCAATATCGAAAAGATCGAGAAACCACACACTCCAGAATTCACTGAAGAATTCATCGAGAAACTCCGTGGCAAGAAGACAGATCTCGCAGGTCTCAAGGAGATTATTCGAGGAGAGCTCTCAGCCAAGAAAGAATACGAAGCTCGCGCAAAAGACGAAGATACACTCATGCAACAGATGATCGAGGCTGCTTCATTCGAAGTAGGACCTGAACTTCTCGCGAATGAGATCAATCAACTCTTTCAGGAACATACAGCCAATCTCGAACAACAAGGATACAATATGAAGATGTACCTTGATCACCTGAAGAAATCCGAAGAAATGTACAAGGAAGAAACAGTAAAATCTGAAGCAGAACGTCGTCTCAAGGCAGAACTCCTTCTCCGTAAGATTCGTGAACTCAAGGGTACAGAAGCAACGGAAGAAGAAATCAAGGTAGAGGTTGAGAAAGTGATTTCTCAGTATGAAAATGAGGCAGTCGTGACTCGTCTTCGAGAAAAACTCGTTCCAGGAGATGCTTACTACGAAGATATCAAGAATCGTCTTGCATACCGAAAAGTAGTTGATACATTCTTCGAATAG
- a CDS encoding UDP-N-acetylmuramoyl-L-alanyl-D-glutamate--2,6-diaminopimelate ligase, with product MLNFLRKLIALDSPIRVMYHSFRGMLAYYLSGNPARDMVVIGITGTKGKTTTSNIVAKGLIAAGKKVAMFSTVNTIINGEEEENKLKMTTPSPFVVWDFIRRAKDAECDYLVMETSSHALYYNRVYGLRYDVAVLTNVSQDHLDLHKTMENYVDTKLLLFKNLYKYGIRKNIRKVGVVNIDSDYASRFLSKDIVVDNVYTFGFSPTAQVRAENVFLSATGVSFDVRMASAQFHIDSKLQGEFNIMNILAAICVLVSQKVDIATIQKMLGTIGGIPGRLEEIPNMRGAKIFVDYAHTEESLKSVLETLKKIEGTKRIITLFGATGDRDKTKRPKMGRIVDILSDVVILTDDDTYTEDSLAIIRDVAVGIKRKEGNGFWIIPDREDAIRTALLMLQKGDILLAAGKGAETTQVLQFGPRPWNDRQVIERILMEIESQVMV from the coding sequence ATGCTTAATTTCCTCCGAAAACTGATTGCTCTCGATTCTCCAATTCGTGTCATGTATCACTCTTTTCGAGGGATGCTCGCATACTATCTCTCAGGGAATCCTGCGCGAGATATGGTCGTGATTGGCATCACAGGAACAAAGGGGAAGACAACGACATCGAATATTGTCGCAAAAGGACTCATTGCTGCAGGGAAAAAAGTAGCGATGTTTTCTACGGTAAATACGATCATCAATGGGGAAGAGGAAGAAAATAAACTCAAAATGACAACGCCATCACCATTTGTTGTTTGGGATTTTATCCGTCGAGCCAAGGATGCAGAATGTGACTATCTCGTCATGGAGACCTCGAGTCATGCACTCTACTACAATCGTGTCTACGGTCTCCGTTATGACGTTGCCGTTCTCACGAATGTGAGTCAGGATCACCTCGATCTTCACAAGACGATGGAGAATTATGTCGATACGAAACTTCTTCTTTTCAAGAATCTGTACAAATACGGAATCCGTAAGAATATACGAAAAGTCGGTGTGGTAAATATTGATTCTGACTATGCTTCTCGATTTCTCTCGAAAGATATTGTTGTCGATAATGTGTATACTTTTGGATTCTCACCTACTGCGCAAGTACGTGCAGAGAATGTTTTTCTTTCTGCTACGGGAGTTTCATTCGATGTTCGTATGGCTTCTGCTCAGTTCCATATTGATTCGAAACTTCAGGGCGAGTTCAACATCATGAATATTCTTGCGGCGATTTGTGTATTAGTCTCACAGAAAGTCGATATTGCAACTATTCAGAAAATGCTCTGAACAATAGGTGGAATTCCTGGGCGTCTCGAAGAAATTCCGAATATGCGCGGTGCAAAGATATTTGTCGATTATGCACATACGGAAGAGTCTCTCAAGAGTGTTCTCGAGACTCTGAAGAAAATCGAAGGAACAAAACGAATTATTACTCTTTTTGGTGCGACAGGTGATCGAGATAAAACAAAACGACCAAAAATGGGACGTATTGTCGATATTCTTTCCGATGTTGTGATTCTCACGGATGATGATACATATACAGAAGATTCACTTGCTATCATTCGTGATGTTGCAGTTGGTATCAAGCGAAAAGAAGGAAACTGATTCTGGATTATTCCCGATCGTGAAGATGCGATTCGTACAGCTCTCTTGATGCTTCAGAAATGAGATATTCTCCTCGCAGCAGGGAAAGGTGCTGAGACAACACAAGTGCTTCAGTTTGGCCCACGACCATGGAATGATCGACAAGTTATCGAGCGAATATTGATGGAGATTGAGAGTCAGGTGATGGTTTAG